The DNA window aatctctcAGGAAGTGCTTGTTGGTTTGCTACATCCTGAAAGACCTCAAGCATGGGGCCACTAAAACACGTGATTTTTCTTATCTCAGTTAGTTTAATGTTTAAAGAAATGGTAAGTGCAGATCCTCCTCCCTTAACAGTAGGGTGCTTCCCATCccatcaggggaaaaaaatataaatttcacACACTTAAGCTTTCCCTTCAAGccttaaaagaaattaaaaatgaacaCTGGTTGTTGATACTAGGAGAGAAAGTATCGTGTATGGTCCCTGCCTTGGAAGATACAGCAAAATGTTATAAAGACAGAATACTTACTTAGAAAACCTTCAGTCTTGTTATGTACAATTTCCCATCCGTTATCAGCCACTGCTAAGATAGGCTGAATTTTACTGTTGTGTTTGTAATGAAATCTATCTGGAATCTGGTCCTTTTTATATACAGTCATGTTGGGATGAGCGTTGGCCAAAGCTTCATATACTTCATCCAGTTTGCCTTCGAACAAACAAAAGagacaaaagacaaaaattaaacaTACCAGTGTGTTTACTGAACTCATCAGTAGTTAAAATACAGCTGAAGGAAGAGGGCAAAATGCACTTCCCCAGAAGCGAGTTATAAGTGTAAGAGACAGCAGTGTGTGCACAGAAGCTCCTGTGAGAAATCCAAACCCTCAGTCATGTTAAGATCCCCCTCAGCACCAGACTTCACAGCCTGTTCCCAAGCAAAAACTACCTTgctaattttagaaaaaaatccctcatttCACACTTATCAGAATGTAAACTTCTCACAGGAATGAGTTAGAAAGCATTCAGTTGTCTCCtggaaaaggaagcaaaacCTCCCAGCTCTATGTAAAGCCTGAAAGCAAGAAGACAGCTCCTAAATGTGTCTGTGAGGTAATGGCTGCATTCAGGCCAAATTCTGTCACCTAGCTGTCTGTGACAAGTGAcacttttcatgtattttaaagcagtttgtTGCTTTCCTTTATTAGTCAATAACAGCCAACAGCATGAGCCTACTCCTctgtatttttccatatttttttgctccctttcccttccctagTCACAGTGAGCACAAACCCTCAAGAGGTCTACTAACACTGAATAAATAGGTATTTTCCACTCCCAATTCTTTATTTGCTTATGTCCAATTTCTGAGCTTGCCTTTCCAGTAAAAGCCACTGAAGAGCCACCAGCAGTTCGTCAAACTGGCTGGAACACCAGTGCACAGAATGGAGGAACCAGAACAGACAGGGACACAAAAGCAAGTTCAGGAATTGACATCTGACCAAATTTCTTCATTCCCTGCCTCCACTTAAGACTCCTGTTGAGAGTCATGGAGTGCACACAACAGACTCCAGTGACACACCAAATCCCTGAGCACTGTGACCTAGGTAAGTATTTGTGTGGCACATGCAGCACATGTGGCACAGTGTGTCTGCAGGCCCCTTTCAGACTGCCATTTCCAGTATCCATGGACTGTTGAATCAGTgagaaaaaattgggagaaaGTGGCCAATGTTTCTAAAGAAACCATCTTGCTTTTCCCCCTCAGTTCCTAGAATCCAGTATagaaattctgaagaaaaatactttaatgtATACATTCTGAAGGAAACATTCACGTTTCTTATCTCAAACTGGCACAAAAAAATAGAATCACtaaattaagaaacaaaacaaaggtcAAGATGAAACAGCAAAAGTAAAGGTATCAGAGATAGTTACAGCAAGAAGATGAGGGACTCTAATGCAGCATTTCTAGGACTATGTTAGTAATAAAGTTAATTATGTTATGTCAGCTTCTGTGTGGGATGGCAGGAAGGAGAAGCCCCAAATATAGCAAACttgattttatattaattatgtgaattaatatatttatattaaatgcaAGAAAACGGTCAGCATCATCAGCTGTGGTACAGGTATCTTCTTTGTGAACATGTAACTAGTTCCCCACACACACTAATATAGCAGCATGGTTAAATAAGAGCTTTAATCCATCTCTTGGGGAAGCAATACACAGCCAAGCAGTTAAAAGAAATCGTTGCATTTTTAAGCATTCAAACTTTTCCTCAATCTCACAAAGTTTTACTATTCCCTTGGTTTAAGAAAGACAAATTGAATAACAGGTGAAGAATAAGTGTTATATACTTAAGCATATATTAACTCATACCTGAACTGACAGTGAAACTCATTGCTTTATAATAAAAATCACATCTGGTACCACTGAAGGAAAGAATTTTAGCAGTGCTCAAAACTAATTCTTGATTATTGGTACTGTAATAAATACCTGAATCTCTGGGCAAAAATCAAACCCAAGCTGTTTCTGAAATCCACTGAAATGGCTTTTTTACTATTTTGTCATCTAATTGCAGCAGAGATACTGTTTCTTATCAGCATTTAGCAGACAGGAGAATCAAATTATGCATCTTAAAGTTCTCCTTCACTGCATTAGGGAGGTTTCAGCACTGAAGTTTACTTTTACAGCTTCTTTATTTGCTAATGAGAACATCTTGGGCAACCTGTTTGCCTCTATGGGGATGAAGCTCCCAAATGTGGCTCTTTTATCACCACAGAGAGAAACAGCACCCACCTACAGGGCCTGACTGTGCTCAGGCAGCAGAGACCATCCAGTTCGGGCATACTCACATTTTAGTCTGGAGTattcttcaaattaaaaatgacAAGTCCCATTTGTTCTTGCACTTAGAGGTCACTTAATTCTGCAAAACACTCTCCCTGCCTGGGCATTAAATACAAAGTGCCATCTATCCATTAGTGATACAAATGTTACAGAATTCTTATAAAACACCTTTCCAGAAGGCCACCTTAAAATTCAGCTTCcaaattagctttttttttttttttttttttttttttttgtgtgtgggcAGGGGTGTTATTTTCCAAGTTAACACTTTTGCACCAAGTAGTTTACAGTACTTgatgatgaaaataaaaagcagatgCATTAGTGACACTAAGCATACACCTGTCACCTCAGCAACCCTTCGGTGACTGCAACCAGATTTCAGATTTCAATTCTAACACTATTCTTGCCCATATTtatcacaataaaaatggtaTGAATGTAACTGGCTGGCTGTTCAGCATGACAGCGGGAAAAAACTCAAGTGAACTACAATAGCTGGCAGCTAATCAAATAGCCAACACAGGCTTTCTTTTTATCAAAGATCCCCATCTGTTCTCAGTTTACTGTTTGagttagaaaaataattcttccaCTATGGCTTCATCATCTTGATGAAAGGCTAGATATGTAACATTCAGGTGTTATCTACCTTGAGAACCATTCAGCCTTGATAATGCCATTAGATTATCTTACTTCTCAAAAGGACTAAAGGATCCTTGGCAATATTAGTCAGCAGCAAACAGATttgctctcttttcttttctggaagTTAATCCAGGCTTTTGACAGAGCCCgaaaaaagaacaaagggaTCTTGCAAGTACTCCTTGTTCAAGGCTGATGGCCTACTGCCATCAGTGCTGCTACAACCAACTCGGTCTATAAAGTTTGGATACTCAAGCACCTCCTCAGGGAACATTACTGCTGCAGCTCCTACCTTCTTTTGGCAAAATGGCTACGGTAGGAGTGTGGTCGATGACTTCATAGAGCTCTCTGCTCACGTACTGATCAAGCTCAATGAGCCTTTCTGAGGACGACTGTGACATTCCGTGATCACTTGTGACTATGACATTTATTGCATCCCACAGCTTCGCTTTCTTCAGTTCAGAAATGAGATATCCCAGTTTTCTGTCAATGTCACTGATTACTGCTCCCATAAGTGGGTTTTCTGGGCCCAGAAGGTGCCCCATCTCATCAGGCTGTTCCCAGTACAGGAGACCAAAGTTTATGGGTTCTTCTGATGTAAACCAGTCAATGAGCTTTGCTACCCTGTCTTCAAAGGGAACAGATTCATTGTAGGGCATGTAATGTGTCGGCAAGACTCCATGTATCTTCACATCTGTTCCAGGCCACATAGCAGCACCAGATCTGTGTCCTTCCCTCTGGTTCGTCACCCATATTGGGCTGGCCTCTTCCCAGAACTTGGAATTGTGGGTGTTCATTTTGTTCAGGGAGAAGGTTTCATTCAGGACAGGGTCATACATCTCGTTAGCGACGATGCCGTGGCTCTCTGCATAGAGCCCAGTCACCAGGGTGTAGTGGTTGGGGTACGTCTTCGTTATGAACACATTGGTGACCTGCCTGACGTGCACCCCGTTCTTCATGGCATAGTGAAAATTGGGAGTGGACACTCTGTAGATGTAATCCCACCGAAACCCATCAAAAGACACCAGCAGCactctgggctgggctggctggagaGACAGTGCACTTTGAAGAAAGAGTAAGAAAATTCCCAGGACTTTACAGTAACTGCTCATGGCTGTTCTGGAGGATATCTGTCCTGTCTTCTGAGGCAACGTGGTATCTGTTGAGCAGAAGTTGCCAAAGTCATAACTCAGTTTTAAGAATGAATGTCTAAAACATTCCTTATGTATTTATATACTCTCTAAGATATATTTTACAAAAgcatgcagtgacaggacagggagaatggcttcaaactgacagaagGCAGAgctagattagatattaggaagagaTTATTTACTGTGAGGGGGCTGAGGGCCTGGAACAGGTCCcgagaagctgtggctgccccatccatGGAAaggctcaaggccaggttggatggggctctgagcaacctggcctcgtggaaggtgtccctgcccatggcagggagttggaaCAAGAcgacctttaaggtcccttccaaccattctgtgattctaattCTGATCACAAGACTCAAGGATTTTGACTACTCCTAGCTATGACAGGTATTCCTCATCTAACAGTCCTTATTATGTCCTTATCTGACAAAATGTGACACATAATTTCACATTGTATTGGCTTGTGCACCCCTGCCCCAGTTTCTTCCTGTTCTTCCCAAACAATTTCTTGTTGAAAACTCAGGTATCTACTCAAAGCAAGATCCCTGTAAGAACCCTCACACAGAACTTCCCTGTCTGTAACTGACCTAAAATTTCATGCTAATATTCCCCACTTTTTTCTCAACAGCACAATTTAACCACAAAACCAGATATTGCTTAACCCAATCCTGCATGTGGGTTGTACCAATATTCCTGACAATTCCCTTTAGGTTCCCATTTTTCAGCAATCCTCTGGAACTCAATCACCACTGAAATTCAGCTGGAAAACAATGAATTTGCAACCAATAAATCCATCTTAATACTCAGAGTACATAAATATCCTAGTGAATATAAGAAGTTATGGTATAACAAGCATCTGAATACCACTGCAACAATGGAATGGgatctgtggctgccccatccctggaagtgtccaagccCAGATTGGACAGAGCTGGTAAAATGTGTCCTGTgcatggcagagggttggaatAAGATGagtttccaacccaaaccactctgtgattctaggATTCTGCAACTTGCAGACAGTCAAATGTTACACCAAACTTGCATGTCTCTCAAAATTAAAATCCAGACCTAGAGTTCTGCTAAGAACAAACTGACATTCCAGAGACATAATTCCCTTTTCAGCAAACAACACAGACTCAGAGGCTACAGACTACCTCAGATCCACCTGATGGGGGATTTCTTCCAGAGGAACCTGAAGGATGAAGGCACAACACACTGTTGTGCTCATAGGAACCCCAGCTGCCAAATTAGTCACAGCCCATAAATTCCCCTTCTGGGGAGGGACAAGTATGTAATGAAGCCCTCTCAAGTGAAATCAGGTCTCTGCTTCTGAATTTTACACGACTAATGACCTCAGTATGATCTATAATTCTATTATTCTAATTCCTTAACTGCATGCtctgaataaataataaatgacgggtggtttggtgttttttccgAGGCCTTCTCATACCGCTGTTCCCCGAATACAGCCTAAGCACATCTACTGACCCGGGTCTCCGCAGAACTCGGCACCATAAAACTCTGGGGACcggaggggctctggggggacGAACCCAACGGACTGccaagggcaggagctgccacacggacacacggacggACAAGACAGACAGAGAAGCGTCCCGGGCCCCGCTCGGCGGCCGCCGGAGCTGGGCACTCGCGAATGCCGAGCGCAGGCCGCCATTCCCCACACGCAGCGCCCGCTCCCCCAGCCGCGGGCCGGAGGGCACCGGGCCCCCCCGagcgcggagccgccgccgtTACCTGAGGGGCCGCGGAGCTGCGGGTCCGGCCCCGCCcgggggcgggcgcggcgctgTCACGCAGCGCGTGCGGGGCGGGCCCGGCGCGAGCGGCACACGGAATGGCGGAATGAGCGAATTGCGGAATTAATTACGGGGTCATTTGGGTCGGAAAGGAGCTCTGAGATCACAGATCCAGCCTGTGACCGAGCAGCACCGCGGCAACTGAACCGGGGCCCTCggtgccatgtccagtctttccttaaacacctccagggacggtgactcATTCCACCGCCTTCCTCGGCAGCCGATTCTAGCGTCTAATCAtcatttctgtgaagaaattcttcctaatgtccagccGAAACCTCCCCGGGCTTAGCTTGAGGGcctgtcctcttgtcctgtccttgttccctgggagcagagcccgaccccacccggctgtcccctcctgtcagggagttgtgcagagccagaagggcccccctgagcctccttttctccaggctgagcttccccagctccctccctcagctgctcctcatcagagctgtgctccagacccttccccagctctgttcccttctctggccACGCTCCAGCTCCTCAATGTCCCTCCTGGACTGACACcacccagaactggacacagctctcGAGTGACCTCAGccatgcccagcacaggggacggtcactgccctgcccctgctgccacagcacgGCTGGTACAGCCCAGGTGCcactgctcacctgggcacagctgggcacagctggctcatgttcagctgctgtcaccagcacgCCCCGGTCACAGGTGAGGTGACCTCAGGTGGTGTTTGGAGTGGGCTCCCTGGTGCAGCCTTTCAGCAGGTGTCAAGAGGGCCAGGTTGTAAGGTGCTGCTGCATGTCataaattaaatagaaattaaatagaaatagaGCATGGGGAGGGCTGGCTCGTTTGTGACCTGCTGTAAAAACAAGCAATAAAATTCATTCTCTGGATATCTGGAAGTGCTTCTTCacttagaaataataataagaattaaaaaaaacctggttttgattctgctgtttttctatcagcccttttttctcctcttgtgTTCTGAGGCTCTAAATTTTCCATTTGCTTCTCAGCAGATGCTTTTCCCCACCTTTTGATGTCCACACCCATAGCTATGGCCTGGAATGCAAATGACTTTATCTCTCCCCATATCACTAGAACCTAAACTGCTGAGCTGGACAAAAATCCAGCCTTTCCTAGCTGAGGATCTGTGCTATATGTGAGTCTGAAGTCCGTGTCCTGTGTATGTACACAAACCCCACCCCAATTCATGGCAGTGTGCAAAACCATTATCCTCTTACTGGTGCATGggaacacagaatcacagaattgtcaaggttggaagagaccttgaggatcatcaagtccaaccatatagaatcatagaatcaaaCATGATGCTTATTAATCACTTTATGGCTgacatctatctatctatctatctatctatctatctatctatctatctatctatctatctgtctgtctgtctatctatctatctatctatctatccacAAACACTGCCTATCTagtgaataaatatttataaattaatttctttatatttatttttatttttatttatatttatatacatacatgTGATACTTTTCTCCCCTTCACCCTACCACCAGGGATTGTAATAGGCGTCAAGGCTCTTCTAATTGTTttcttaatgtctttttttcccctccttcatTACTGCTGTCCTGTTTCAGGTGTGAGGCTGAGCTATTCCAAGCCTGGAGAATCACACTGCTTCTATGCCTGGTAGAACCCATGCAGATGTGGCTGTTCTGCACCAGTAGGACAGAGTTCATCATCTGATTCCTGGCTGTGAACCCCGCCAGAAACtttggagaaagggaaaaaaggaaaaagttgttataaaactgcacctgtgtatATTGAAATCTCTTGCCGGGCGTCCCTCAACTGCAATGTGCTGTCCCACGCTGTTACTCATTAGCTAGAAAATACTGTGCTCACATTTACTGTTGGTTCAGGTTTGAGTTTGCACTCTCAGATCCGGAGGTGTTGGGagctgcctctgcagtggcTGGGATCAGTCACTAGAGGGTACAGGAGCACCTGGATTTAAGGAACAACATGAATAGCTGGAAATTATATTTGCCTTGCATGCCAGAAATGGCTCAGCTACTTAACACTGatataaaatgaaagcaaagcacGGACAAGGAATTTGCTAATTCCACCAAAATGTTTAATAATACCATAATAGATTTTCATTGAAGTACAGAGCTAATGTGAATATTTGTACAAAATATGTGGTTAAAAATAGTATTGATTTATAATATATACAGATATGTCACATCCGTGTCAGAAATGCAGACACTCAAATGAAACCATGAGCAATGCTTTTAAATCTACAACAACatacacaaaatatttctgcagctACCCACAGTAGGACAACTTGCCAAACCGACACTTAAGGATCCACCAGTCCTTACAGATAGCATTTCTGTCAGAAGTTTCTGTACAAGAACTCAGCTCTAAAATGGATTCAAAACATTTACCTTCATTAACCCAACAGTGAAGAGAACACATCTGTGTGACACTAATGTAGACACAACTTTCTCACACTAGATATATGATCAGATACAATAATTTGTTAAAAGAAGGCTGATTTTCTGGTGAGAACAGAGAAGTTTAATCTTTCTTGCTGGATACTCTTAACGTTGTGAGTGAGGAAGCCCCTGATTCAAATGGGCCCTTAATACAGCTCTCAGATACACGGATCTGAATCCTGAAGTCTGTTTTAAGATGGTGaatatcttaatttttaattaacttcAAGGCTGCTCACACTTCACAGCTTTCCCAGCCTTACTCCAGCAAGAATCTCCCTAACAAATGTCCCTATTTAAGCTTTGTAGCTAGGGCATGAAGACACAATCCTGTATTAAGATGACTCTTGCTGCAGCCCCAGAATGTATGTAGTTGCTGAACAAACTGACAGAAGGGGGGAGAGAATTCAGGCTgcttttttaaagctttctgaGCATCTCTGCAGTAGGGGCTTTCAGGGCTCCTGCCCTTCCATCCAGAGTGTTGCTGCTGTTCTGCCTCTAACAGTGCTGGCTTCTCCCCCCTCCAAGCCAAAGCAAATATACTCTACACTTCAAATAGACCTGTGGGAAAGAGCTTTTACACTTCCTCCCTTGTCCTTTTACCCCTGAATGCTGCAGTCTACATGTATTCAAAAAAAGAGCACAGCTACTGttataaaaaaatctctttttaagAGGAGCCTGGAATATTGAAAGCTGCTGTACTCCCCCAGAAGATGGGTTAAACCAGGATAAACAGTGTTTGGGGATTTTGCTAGTGTAACTTGTTATTCAAGAGCATTGCATGATGCTGAGTATAAATGAGGGTCTGGCTGGGACTTTAATCCAtacttggttttgctttttaattcaCCAGAATAAAAGTGATTTCATAGGCAAAAGGGAATCAAGGAAATGCAAAGGTCTTACATTCACATTGAATGTGTGAGAGAAAGCCTGAAATGGCAAAAAGTTTAGTGCTGAAGTGTTTGCCACTAAAGGaccaaaaataaattcagtaaaTATTCTGTAGAGGATCTGAAAGCACTGTGACTGTGATCAGTCTGGTCCTCTGGGACACACAGCTCTCTGCCATCCACAGCTGAAGCCCTGAAGCTCAtttcccagtgctgtgtccagtgcCAAGCACGATGGAAAAGCCACAGCTGGCACGCTGCAAACAAAGCATTTCAGTTGGGTGGATGAAGAAACTCACTGTGGTGGGGGAAGCTCTTTTGGTGCTCAAAGAATAAACTAGGCCTCCTGCCTTTCACCTCTAAAagaggtgaaaaaaacccctgaagaAGTTCATTACTAgtttttctaattaaaacatAGAGGTTAAGGCCTGTCCTTTCCAAAGGAATTAAAGAGTTCAGAGTTTACTTCTCCAGTGAGACTTCTTAAGTGGATCGAATTTTCAGAATCATGAACAATCATCCTTTGAGAAATGAAGTTTTCTATGCCAAGCACACAGAAAACCAAATCATTTTTTCAAATCCAGATTTGAGCAATCCAATATCAGAACttcacaggacaattaccagCAAACTCATCTCCCAGTTTCCAGTCCTTTGCAAGACCCAGCACAAACTGATGCAAGAGATAACAATTAGTTTCAATTTTTATAATAATGAATGTTAACAGAACTCtttccccagcctggctggcagCTGCATGCCATGTTCCTTGTCCAAGCACTCATGGCCACAGCATCACCCATGAGTATAAAAGCACAGTGAGAAACACATCAGGGTTCGTGCTGAGCTGTTGCTCACCAGGGACTGCACTGCAGCTTTTTTTGTGTACACTGAGCCAAATCCACAGCAAACCAGAGCAAGTTCACATGACTGTGAAACTGCAGCGGCTTAAAATGGAACATGGCATATCCTGCCAACAAGAAGGCTGCTTTCCCCTTAATTTCTACTGAAAGAGAGTTTGGCCTATGTCACACATTTAAGCATTTTCAGTTCTACCAGGGGTATACACCACACTACTCATTTTATTGATATAGTTTAACTCTTTAAATGTTGCTTTTCCAAATGCCAATGCaagcagaacacaaaaatactgtttgccatatttattattttaaactaaGCTCTGAATTATAGAAGTGTAAAAGTGATTAATTAGCCAGAAGCTTTTTAATACTCCTATAAAATATGACTAAATAGAATATTTCAAAAGTTATGTACAATACAATGGAAACGCTCATGGCATCTGTGACAGTGCTCAGACAAACCACTGGAATCACATCCTGCCAGGAGCTCAGTCCATTCCTCAATACAAACAACAATCTGTATTTTTGCTGAAAGCTTTTACAGAGTTGCTGAatgggaaagagggagaaaaagaccaaaagaaaaccaacccACCCCTCCCACACAATTTAGGATCAAATTAGTGCTACAAAATTGATGCATAGGGAGaatttttttaacctaaaaCACTTTACAGCAACTATGGCTGTGGTCTTGCTATGGTTGAGGAAGAGATGCTCTTGCCATATTTTCTTGGCCAAAACCAAAGTTTACTGGAGTGTGTCTGTGTATGTTAGGAAGGGGGGTGTTTGCACACCTTGTCTTAATTACAAAAATCAAGGCCACAGAAATTACTTGTGTTTTATTCCAAAAGAATAGATTCCAAAATACTCTTTCTCCATgcactggaaatgttttcatgctTTAAACTGTAGTGAGGAAGTCAATAAAATGTCAGTCTCATTTCTGAAGAGGTCAGAAAGGACGAGCAGGCAGCAGGcaacagaaacagcagctgtACTTCCCTGATTTCCTTCTTTTAATttccaaagagcagcaggagctatGTCCACCCATCAGAGGCCCCAGGGCAtcacctccagctgctccctccagctcctgctttgGGGAGGAAATTAAAAGGATGTGGGCCATGCCTCAGGAGCCACAGTGTAAGTCTGAGGCTCCATTCTTCCAGGGCTCCCAGGAGAGAACCCCTGACACCCTGTAAGAAGTGCAAGTCAGAGCGGCTGACCTCAGAAAAgctacagaaaagcaaattccCACTCAAATGAGATGGGGCTCTGCCTGTGATTTACTGAATAGGACAATTCCCCTTCCAGATAGTCAGCACTTTTTGAAAGAAGCATTCTTTCCACATCAGGCGAGAACCAACCTTTAGTAAAACACTAGCTTCTCTCAAGAGTCACAAATGCTGATACTTTGCTGACAGGGACATTATTTCATAATACATGAAACACTTATTTTATGATGACCATTATTTTATCACATACAGGTAATATATAAGCTTTGCTCATAGAGACTGCTTTGAATTTTCAGGCTTGTAATTGTGTTTCTATTTCAGTGCTTCAAGCAATGAGCCAcgtcctgctgcctcctgggtAGTACCACACAGCTTTACAAAGCACAGAGTTAGTCACTGAACAGGGCctcatttaaaatgtttgaaaatacACTTTGAGGAAACAACATTTAAGGTCCAGTGCTTTAATTTGCAGTGTAGTTTTACATCATTTGAGGCCAAAGTACTTAATTCAGAACCATGTCTCTCCAAAGTTTGAGGGCATGGATACAAGCACAAGATTTGGCCTCCTACAGTCTTGCCTGTAAAAAAATCCATTAGCAATGATATCTGATCATTTACATGTTTAAATCTTACTGTCCCTGTTTATACTGGGCTAAACTAAACCCCATGGACATCAGTGCTGGGTGTGTTCTCAGAAAAGCCACCGGCGTTGCTCCTGGAATGTCGTTTGTGGCCTAAGATGGTGTTTTCAACAGGATACATTCCTTGTCCTGTGAGTGACAATTTGTTTCCTTAAACCAATTTTATATGTGTCACTAGTAAAATAATTGAAGTGGCACATCTAAGGAGTTACTTTAAGGAAACTTTACACAGCTATCATGAAGATACTAAAGCCCCATTTTCTGTTCAGTCTCTGCTGTATTTAATGACCAGTATTGTATCAGTGTAACACGCACACGATGATGCCCATAATGCAGTAACAATGATCACGTTACAGAAATGCACTGAGTGCTGAGTAAAGAACTACATCTCATCAGGAATACCA is part of the Poecile atricapillus isolate bPoeAtr1 chromosome 3, bPoeAtr1.hap1, whole genome shotgun sequence genome and encodes:
- the ENPP5 gene encoding ectonucleotide pyrophosphatase/phosphodiesterase family member 5 isoform X2, encoding MSSYCKVLGIFLLFLQSALSLQPAQPRVLLVSFDGFRWDYIYRVSTPNFHYAMKNGVHVRQVTNVFITKTYPNHYTLVTGLYAESHGIVANEMYDPVLNETFSLNKMNTHNSKFWEEASPIWVTNQREGHRSGAAMWPGTDVKIHGVLPTHYMPYNESVPFEDRVAKLIDWFTSEEPINFGLLYWEQPDEMGHLLGPENPLMGAVISDIDRKLGYLISELKKAKLWDAINVIVTSDHGMSQSSSERLIELDQYVSRELYEVIDHTPTVAILPKEGKLDEVYEALANAHPNMTVYKKDQIPDRFHYKHNSKIQPILAVADNGWEIVHNKTEGFLIGNHGYDNTLPEMHPIFLAVGPAFRKNATKQFMNATDLYPLLCHLLGISPLPNNGSFNAVKDILAEKVPGARGADSYSTVVGVFLGSLLVLVFTAVFVKHFVLAQANSMQIRHTEAAQPLLQD
- the ENPP5 gene encoding ectonucleotide pyrophosphatase/phosphodiesterase family member 5 isoform X1; its protein translation is MAACARHSRVPSSGGRRAGPGTLLCLSCPSVCPCGSSCPWQSVGFVPPEPLRSPEFYGAEFCGDPDTTLPQKTGQISSRTAMSSYCKVLGIFLLFLQSALSLQPAQPRVLLVSFDGFRWDYIYRVSTPNFHYAMKNGVHVRQVTNVFITKTYPNHYTLVTGLYAESHGIVANEMYDPVLNETFSLNKMNTHNSKFWEEASPIWVTNQREGHRSGAAMWPGTDVKIHGVLPTHYMPYNESVPFEDRVAKLIDWFTSEEPINFGLLYWEQPDEMGHLLGPENPLMGAVISDIDRKLGYLISELKKAKLWDAINVIVTSDHGMSQSSSERLIELDQYVSRELYEVIDHTPTVAILPKEGKLDEVYEALANAHPNMTVYKKDQIPDRFHYKHNSKIQPILAVADNGWEIVHNKTEGFLIGNHGYDNTLPEMHPIFLAVGPAFRKNATKQFMNATDLYPLLCHLLGISPLPNNGSFNAVKDILAEKVPGARGADSYSTVVGVFLGSLLVLVFTAVFVKHFVLAQANSMQIRHTEAAQPLLQD